From Sphingomonas nostoxanthinifaciens, a single genomic window includes:
- a CDS encoding glycosyltransferase family 2 protein, whose protein sequence is MGVSALTIVRNRSAHLLQLVEGLRRSAQQPDELIIVDMSDVPVEVDPALFPIRIDRFECEGLPLAAARNRAASLARFENLIFFDVDCIPLGNCIGNLVAALAHHDALLCADVRYLGPADARGHWTEAELLALGSHHPVRLFPETGIREEANPGLFWSLAFAIRRGRFSALGGFDEEFSGYGAEDTDFAFRVSRAGCKLLFVGGAIACHQYHDSYDPPVQHVMDIVRNARHFRARWDRWPMEGWLEAFVKLGLVRWRDDTLELLRLPSNSEMEAARVVPNRAEIEAP, encoded by the coding sequence ATGGGCGTATCGGCCCTCACCATCGTCCGCAATCGAAGTGCACATCTTCTTCAGCTCGTCGAGGGTCTGCGCCGGAGCGCGCAACAGCCCGATGAGCTCATTATCGTCGACATGAGTGACGTTCCGGTCGAGGTGGACCCGGCGCTCTTTCCGATCCGCATCGATCGCTTCGAATGCGAAGGTCTGCCGCTCGCTGCCGCGCGTAACCGGGCGGCGTCTCTGGCCCGGTTCGAGAACCTTATCTTCTTCGACGTCGACTGTATCCCGCTCGGGAACTGCATCGGAAATCTCGTTGCGGCGCTGGCACATCATGATGCTCTGCTCTGCGCGGACGTGCGCTATCTGGGCCCAGCTGACGCGCGCGGCCACTGGACCGAAGCCGAGTTGCTCGCGCTCGGATCTCATCACCCTGTTCGCCTCTTTCCTGAGACGGGCATACGCGAAGAGGCCAACCCCGGTCTGTTCTGGTCGCTCGCCTTCGCGATACGTCGCGGTCGCTTCTCGGCACTTGGCGGGTTCGACGAGGAGTTCTCCGGCTACGGCGCCGAGGATACGGATTTTGCCTTTCGGGTATCGCGGGCCGGCTGCAAGCTGCTTTTCGTCGGTGGCGCGATCGCCTGCCATCAATATCACGACAGTTACGATCCGCCCGTTCAGCACGTCATGGATATCGTGCGCAACGCGCGTCATTTTCGAGCGCGGTGGGACCGATGGCCGATGGAAGGTTGGCTGGAGGCCTTCGTAAAGCTAGGCTTGGTGCGTTGGCGAGACGACACACTCGAGCTGCTCCGCCTGCCATCTAACTCCGAAATGGAAGCCGCGCGCGTTGTGCCAAATCGTGCGGAGATCGAGGCTCCGTAG